From a single Staphylococcus epidermidis genomic region:
- the rpmA gene encoding 50S ribosomal protein L27: MLKLNLQFFASKKGVSSTKNGRDSESKRLGAKRADGQYVSGGSILYRQRGTKIYPGENVGRGGDDTLFAKIDGVVKFERKGRDKKQVSVYAVAE, translated from the coding sequence ATGTTAAAATTAAACTTACAATTCTTCGCATCTAAAAAAGGGGTAAGTTCTACAAAAAACGGACGTGACTCTGAGTCTAAACGTTTAGGTGCAAAACGTGCTGATGGTCAATATGTATCAGGTGGTTCTATCCTTTATCGCCAACGTGGTACTAAAATCTACCCTGGTGAAAATGTAGGTCGTGGTGGCGATGATACATTATTCGCTAAAATCGACGGCGTTGTTAAGTTTGAACGCAAAGGTCGCGACAAAAAGCAAGTTTCTGTATACGCAGTTGCTGAATAA
- the ruvB gene encoding Holliday junction branch migration DNA helicase RuvB → MDKRMVDQEFHNEDTDLELSLRPTQLKQYIGQSSIKSNLEVFIKAAKLRQEPLDHVLLFGPPGLGKTTLSNIIANEMEVNIRTISGPSLERPGDLAAILSGLQPGDVLFIDEIHRLSSVVEEVLYPAMEDFFLDIIIGKGDEARSIRIDLPPFTLVGATTRAGSLTGPLRDRFGVHLRLEYYNENDLKEIITRTAEVLGTDIDKESALELARRSRGTPRIANRLLKRVRDFQQVNEDDQIYIETTKRALQLLQVDQHGLDYIDHKMMNCIINQYNGGPVGLDTIAVSIGEERVTIEDVYEPFLIQRGFLERTPRGRKATALAYEHFNTTNEKRE, encoded by the coding sequence ATGGATAAAAGAATGGTCGATCAAGAATTTCATAATGAAGATACTGACTTGGAATTATCACTAAGACCAACACAATTAAAGCAGTATATAGGTCAATCCTCTATAAAAAGTAATTTAGAAGTCTTTATCAAGGCTGCCAAACTTAGACAAGAGCCACTCGATCATGTCTTGTTATTTGGTCCTCCAGGACTAGGTAAAACGACGCTATCAAATATCATTGCTAATGAGATGGAGGTAAATATTCGTACCATCTCAGGACCATCTTTAGAAAGACCAGGTGACTTAGCAGCGATATTATCTGGGTTACAGCCAGGTGATGTGTTATTTATCGATGAAATTCATAGATTAAGTAGTGTTGTTGAAGAAGTTCTGTATCCTGCTATGGAAGATTTTTTCTTAGACATCATCATCGGTAAAGGCGATGAAGCAAGAAGTATTCGAATAGATTTGCCGCCATTTACATTAGTTGGAGCAACGACAAGAGCCGGTAGTTTAACGGGGCCATTAAGAGATCGTTTTGGTGTGCATCTTAGATTAGAGTATTATAATGAAAATGATTTAAAGGAAATAATCACGCGAACTGCAGAGGTCTTAGGAACGGACATCGATAAGGAAAGCGCCTTAGAATTAGCTCGTCGTTCTAGAGGTACACCTAGGATAGCGAATAGGTTACTAAAACGTGTAAGAGACTTCCAACAAGTAAATGAAGACGATCAGATATATATTGAAACGACTAAACGAGCATTACAATTACTGCAGGTCGACCAACACGGTTTAGATTACATTGACCATAAAATGATGAATTGTATTATTAATCAGTACAATGGTGGTCCTGTTGGATTAGATACAATTGCAGTTTCAATAGGTGAAGAACGAGTGACTATAGAAGATGTATATGAACCTTTCTTAATCCAAAGAGGTTTCTTGGAAAGGACTCCACGTGGGAGAAAAGCAACTGCTTTAGCCTATGAACACTTTAATACTACTAACGAAAAGAGGGAATAA
- the obgE gene encoding GTPase ObgE — MFVDQVKISLKAGDGGNGITAYRREKYVPFGGPAGGDGGKGASVVFEVDEGLRTLLDFRYQRHFKAKKGENGQSSNMHGRNAEDLVLKVPPGTIIKSVESEEVLADLVEDGQRAIVARGGRGGRGNSRFATPRNPAPDFSENGEPGEELEVTLELKLLADVGLVGFPSVGKSTLLSIVSKAKPKIGAYHFTTIKPNLGVVSTPDYRSFVMADLPGLIEGASDGVGLGHQFLRHVERTKVIVHMIDMSGSEGRNPLDDYKIINQELINYKQRLEDRPQIIVANKMDLPDSQGNLSHFKEQLDNDVTVVPVSTITRDNIDQLLYQIADKLEEVKDVDFSVEEDENLGVNRVLYKHTPSADKFTISRDDDGAYVVSGNAIERMFKMTDFNSDPAVRRFARQMRSMGIDDALRERGCSNGDIVRILGGEFEFVE, encoded by the coding sequence ATGTTCGTCGATCAAGTGAAAATATCTCTAAAAGCTGGTGATGGAGGTAATGGCATCACTGCTTACAGAAGAGAAAAATATGTACCTTTTGGTGGTCCAGCTGGTGGCGACGGTGGTAAAGGTGCTTCTGTGGTATTTGAAGTGGATGAAGGATTGAGAACTTTATTAGATTTCAGATATCAAAGACATTTTAAAGCTAAAAAAGGCGAAAATGGTCAAAGTAGCAACATGCATGGTAGAAATGCGGAAGACTTAGTGTTAAAAGTACCACCAGGTACAATTATTAAAAGTGTTGAAAGTGAAGAAGTGCTTGCAGATTTGGTTGAAGATGGCCAACGTGCTATTGTAGCTAGAGGAGGACGCGGCGGGCGTGGTAACTCAAGATTTGCTACCCCTAGAAATCCTGCGCCAGATTTTAGTGAAAATGGTGAGCCAGGCGAAGAATTAGAAGTGACTTTAGAGTTGAAATTGTTAGCAGATGTTGGATTAGTTGGTTTTCCTAGTGTGGGTAAATCTACATTGCTTTCAATAGTTTCTAAAGCGAAACCTAAGATAGGTGCTTATCACTTTACGACAATAAAGCCTAATCTAGGTGTTGTTTCAACTCCTGATTATAGAAGTTTTGTTATGGCAGATTTACCAGGATTAATTGAGGGCGCTTCTGATGGTGTCGGCCTTGGACATCAATTCTTAAGACATGTTGAACGAACTAAAGTGATTGTTCATATGATTGATATGAGTGGGTCAGAAGGTCGAAACCCATTAGACGATTATAAAATTATTAATCAAGAATTAATCAATTATAAACAACGCTTAGAAGATCGTCCACAAATTATAGTCGCAAATAAAATGGATTTACCTGATTCACAAGGGAATTTATCGCATTTTAAGGAACAATTAGATAACGATGTGACAGTTGTTCCTGTTTCAACTATTACGAGAGACAATATTGATCAATTATTATATCAAATTGCCGATAAGCTCGAGGAAGTTAAAGATGTTGACTTCTCAGTTGAAGAAGATGAGAATTTAGGTGTTAATCGTGTATTATATAAACACACACCATCAGCAGATAAATTTACTATTTCTAGAGATGATGACGGCGCATATGTAGTGAGTGGCAATGCTATTGAAAGAATGTTTAAAATGACTGATTTTAATAGTGATCCAGCTGTAAGAAGATTCGCAAGACAAATGCGGTCAATGGGTATTGATGATGCTTTAAGAGAGAGAGGTTGTAGCAATGGTGATATTGTTAGAATCTTAGGCGGAGAATTTGAATTTGTCGAATAG
- the ruvA gene encoding Holliday junction branch migration protein RuvA: MYAYIKGTLSQLFPTHVVVETCGIGYEIQTPNSYRFQKYLEKEVQIYTSLIVREDAQLLYGFINEEEKEMFLSLIKVTGIGPKSALAILASSTPHEVKLAIENENDAYLTQFPGIGKKTARQIVLDLKGKVTITEENSDDLLQTQVNGNEQNQIISEALLALQALGYSKRELTKVEKSLNKHNVNSVDEAVKIGLQTLVS; encoded by the coding sequence ATGTATGCATATATTAAAGGAACATTATCTCAGTTGTTCCCTACACATGTAGTGGTTGAGACATGTGGCATAGGTTATGAGATACAAACGCCTAATTCCTATCGTTTTCAAAAATATCTTGAAAAAGAAGTCCAAATTTATACTTCACTAATTGTACGAGAAGATGCTCAACTACTATATGGCTTTATTAATGAAGAGGAAAAAGAAATGTTTCTTAGCTTAATAAAAGTGACTGGGATAGGACCTAAATCAGCTTTAGCGATACTTGCTTCAAGTACACCACATGAAGTTAAATTGGCTATCGAAAATGAAAATGATGCTTATTTAACACAATTTCCTGGGATAGGAAAGAAAACTGCAAGACAAATTGTGTTAGATTTAAAAGGGAAGGTTACAATTACTGAAGAAAATAGTGACGATTTATTACAAACTCAAGTTAATGGTAATGAACAAAACCAAATAATATCTGAAGCACTATTAGCTTTACAAGCACTGGGCTATTCTAAACGAGAATTAACCAAAGTAGAAAAATCCTTAAACAAACATAATGTGAATAGTGTGGATGAAGCCGTTAAAATAGGACTACAAACACTAGTTTCTTAA
- a CDS encoding ACT domain-containing protein, whose protein sequence is MDNKDNRKFYLIREDVLPESVIKTLKVKDALKNNSNLSIYDAVKQFNLSRSAFYKYRETIFPVDEKILDQREFTLILYVNDIVGMLAQVLNAISQLQLSVLTIHQSVPIEDKATITLSLNARNSNLSIDEVIESLREINHVTKVDLISMTM, encoded by the coding sequence TTGGACAATAAAGACAATCGAAAATTTTATTTAATTAGAGAAGATGTACTACCAGAATCTGTCATCAAAACTTTAAAAGTTAAGGATGCTTTAAAAAATAATTCGAATTTGTCCATTTATGATGCTGTAAAACAATTCAATCTCTCTAGAAGTGCATTTTACAAATATAGAGAGACAATATTTCCAGTAGATGAAAAAATATTAGATCAAAGAGAATTTACTTTGATTTTATATGTAAATGATATTGTTGGAATGTTAGCCCAAGTTCTTAATGCAATCTCTCAACTTCAATTATCAGTGTTGACAATTCATCAAAGTGTTCCAATTGAAGATAAAGCGACAATCACACTATCTTTAAATGCGAGAAATTCTAATTTATCCATTGATGAGGTCATTGAATCATTAAGAGAGATAAATCATGTAACTAAAGTAGACTTAATAAGTATGACTATGTAA
- the rplU gene encoding 50S ribosomal protein L21, producing the protein MFAIIETGGKQIKVEEGQEIYVEKLNANEGDSFTFDKVLFVGGDSVKVGAPTVEGASVTATVNKQGRGKKITVFTYKRRKDSKRKKGHRQPYTKLTIDKINA; encoded by the coding sequence ATGTTTGCTATAATTGAAACAGGTGGAAAACAAATCAAAGTAGAAGAAGGTCAAGAAATCTACGTTGAAAAATTAAATGCTAACGAAGGTGACTCATTCACTTTTGATAAAGTTTTATTTGTAGGTGGCGACTCAGTTAAAGTTGGTGCTCCAACAGTTGAAGGTGCATCAGTAACTGCGACAGTTAATAAACAAGGACGCGGTAAAAAAATTACTGTCTTCACTTACAAACGTCGCAAAGACTCTAAACGTAAAAAAGGCCATCGTCAACCATATACTAAATTAACAATCGATAAAATCAACGCATAA
- a CDS encoding ribosomal-processing cysteine protease Prp, giving the protein MITVDITVNDEGKVTDVVMDGHANHGEYGHDIVCAGASAVLFGSVNAIMGLTSEKPDINYEDDGGYFHIRSVDTNNKEAQLILQAMLVSLQTIEEEYNENIKLNYK; this is encoded by the coding sequence ATGATTACTGTTGATATTACGGTTAATGACGAAGGTAAGGTCACAGATGTAGTCATGGATGGTCATGCTAATCATGGTGAATATGGTCATGATATTGTCTGTGCAGGAGCATCAGCAGTCTTATTTGGAAGTGTTAATGCTATAATGGGATTAACATCAGAGAAGCCAGATATCAACTACGAAGATGACGGCGGATATTTTCATATAAGAAGTGTTGATACGAATAACAAAGAAGCTCAATTAATTCTTCAAGCAATGTTAGTTTCTTTACAAACTATAGAAGAAGAATATAATGAAAATATCAAATTAAATTATAAGTGA
- the queA gene encoding tRNA preQ1(34) S-adenosylmethionine ribosyltransferase-isomerase QueA: MNIEDFDYHLPESLIAQTPLKNRDQSRLLVLSKDTGELTHLHFRDVIHYFEPGDTLVLNDTRVMPARLFGLKEETGAKVEMLMLTQIEGNDWEVLLKPAKRIKKGHRLNFGDGKIVAECIEELEQGGRIMRLHYEGILQERLDELGEMPLPPYIKERLDDPDRYQTVYAKESGSAAAPTAGLHFTDDLLNKIKQKGVHIAFITLHVGLGTFRPVSVENIDDHEMHSEYYQMTQETADLLNKTKESGKRVISVGTTSTRTLETIRRDHPQFVATSGWTDIFIYPGFEFKAIDGLITNFHLPKSTLVMLVSAFSNKKYILNAYHKAVEMEYRFFSFGDAMLII; this comes from the coding sequence TTGAATATCGAAGATTTCGATTATCATTTGCCAGAGTCTCTCATTGCACAAACACCACTAAAAAACAGAGACCAAAGTAGATTGTTAGTTCTTAGCAAAGATACTGGTGAGCTGACACACTTACATTTTAGAGATGTCATCCATTATTTTGAGCCTGGTGATACATTGGTTCTTAATGATACACGTGTTATGCCTGCTAGATTATTTGGCCTAAAAGAAGAAACTGGTGCTAAAGTTGAAATGCTAATGCTCACCCAAATTGAAGGTAATGATTGGGAAGTTTTACTTAAACCTGCAAAGAGAATTAAAAAAGGTCATCGTCTAAATTTTGGAGATGGTAAAATCGTTGCTGAGTGTATTGAGGAACTTGAACAGGGCGGGCGTATTATGCGTCTACATTATGAGGGTATACTCCAAGAACGCTTAGATGAATTAGGCGAGATGCCATTACCTCCATATATTAAAGAAAGATTAGATGATCCTGATAGGTATCAAACGGTTTATGCTAAAGAGAGTGGATCAGCAGCTGCACCAACAGCGGGTTTACATTTTACTGATGATTTGCTAAATAAAATTAAACAAAAAGGGGTACATATCGCTTTTATTACATTGCATGTTGGATTAGGAACCTTTAGACCCGTAAGTGTTGAAAATATCGATGATCACGAAATGCATAGTGAGTATTATCAAATGACACAAGAAACGGCTGATTTATTAAATAAAACAAAAGAAAGTGGGAAGCGTGTGATATCAGTTGGAACAACATCAACGCGTACATTAGAAACGATACGTCGTGATCATCCTCAATTTGTTGCCACAAGTGGATGGACTGATATCTTTATTTATCCTGGCTTTGAGTTTAAAGCGATAGATGGGTTAATTACTAATTTCCACTTACCTAAATCAACGTTAGTCATGCTAGTATCAGCATTTAGCAATAAAAAATATATTTTAAACGCTTATCATAAAGCTGTTGAAATGGAGTATCGATTCTTTAGTTTTGGAGATGCAATGTTAATTATATAA